Part of the Spinacia oleracea cultivar Varoflay chromosome 5, BTI_SOV_V1, whole genome shotgun sequence genome, CATGTTACACGAGGAGTCAGAAGTGAACTGTGAAACACCAGTGTACACAACTAATGATTTAGACTCAGAACACTTAGCAGATTCTGCTGCTTGACCTTCTACTACCTGAAAACTTGATGGTCCCGTTTCACCGTCAACATTTTGGTCAACAGGTATCTCATGGTCAACAGGTTTTTGTACATCTAATCTGGAAACCGGGTCCCCAACACTCGCTGAAGCTGCTAATACATTTACTGAATCGGAAGGCAAACTGTCATTTTTCTCCAACACATTTCCAACCAAATTCAACTCAGGGTTAAGAGTCTTTTCCTCGGAAGTTCTGATAGCCGTAGAATCCCCGTTTTGATCACCGTCACTTTCAACAATACAGCAACCCTTGACATTAGTCAGACCAGAAGAATCTGAGTTACTTTTTGCTGCTACCTCATCAGAGTTCATAGTAGGATTTTTCTCATCAAACAAAGACTCGTTTTCCGCTGTTAAATTCAAGTCTGGATGCAAGGTCCTAACTTCAGAAGAATTTAAGACAATTTCATCAGACAATTTCATTTTGCTTTTCACTTCATTCTCACAGTTCTCAGTGTCTGAATCAGGATTAACCAGATGTTTTTCATCAGATGAAGAGTCGGGAACATTAGGAGCGGCACAATTTAAGTCGAATTTTCGATTTGAACGGAAATCATGAACCTCAGGCTTGTCAGCATCAGTTTTATCAGCCCCGCAATCTAAATGGTCATTCTGAGATACACCAGAATCTGCATCTTTCTctgacaaataaataaattttgacGATAGAAATCAGGAAATCTTTTCTGGAAGGATGCATCTAAAAAATTAGGATTTTTTTGACATTTACCAACTTTTAAGTTACAGGTTTTTgtatttaccaccttttaaaatgtaatttcatatttaccgcCTTAATTTTATGAAACGTTTTAAATTCACCCCAACTTAACGGTTTTCATCCAACTTCCGGTACATCTGAACCCTATTTAACTAACTTCTTTAATTGGAAACCTAATAAAAGAGGAGGGAAATCTACAAAGTTGGTTAAATGGGCCTCATATGGATGAAAAAATGGGATGAAATCCGTTAAAAAGTGGTGAATAcaaaacttttcataaaattaaggtGGTAAATACAAAAACGTGAAACTTTaggtggtaaatatgaaaaaaaaatccacaTTTAAGAAACTTTGTACAAGCTGGAAATAATGAAATGATAACCAACCTACTAAAGATGTGCCGTGCCCACCAATCTGCTGTTTTAGGATTGGTTTCTGCAGCATATCAGTATGCGCAAATACCACCAAATTCATTGACCTCATTTCTTCTCTTACAGATTCTTCAAGGGGCTCGAAACCAAATACTGAAGTCCATGTATTTATAAGTGCAGGAATAGCAGGGATGACCAACTTCTCTATCTCAACACTACTGAGGGCCTGAAGATGATATTAACAATTAAAAGAATGAGATTCAAGAGTATTTCAATGCAAGGCTTTGTGATAAAATCAACGCTAGTAACTAAATAGACTCGAGAACATCATTAAGTACATATAATCAAAGAAACGTAATGCCAAAAGTACAACCAACACGTGTCACTTCATGGTGAAAAAAAATcccgccaaaaaaaaaaatccttcattttttcatttatttgtaTCAAAGAAAATTTATGGAAAAGATTCAGTATATTTAACTAAAACTTTTGAAAATCTTTTTTATGGAAAAGATTCGGTATATTTATTTGTATCAACCAACAAGTGCACGGGACCTGATCTAGTTAATCAACAATAAGATACTCCGAGATATAGAAGGCATGAACAAAGACTACTTGTAAGCTATATGTGCGCATTCACCAACACGAGTGATCAGCCTTATGTATGAACAAAGCCACACCGAGCACCAAAATAATATTTATGTATCTAAACCAATTACAATCTCAATAAAACTCAGCAAATTAAGCACAATATCATCACTGAGCACCAAAATAAGAACACTCAAAAGGACAAGTAATTAATGATAAATGACAGCAGTGGCTAGTAATTGACACAGACTCTGCAACACACCTGTCCAATTGCAGCAAGTAGCCGTCTGCACATTCCCTGGCGTCTGTAGACATTACGTGTCCCGATGAATGGCATTTCTGCTAGCTGCTTCCCACGAATTCTGCTCGACATAGTTATGCAAACGCAATGGTTGGTATTGGTGATTATATAGCCTATATAAAGATGGAATATACAAAGGCTTCACAGAACAAATGCATCATACTTTTGGCTTCTTGTTAAAGAAAAATAAGATCACCATTACCTAAGCAAAATACAAAACCACTTTTCTTAAACTTATAGAAATGCAAAAAAAACATTGTAGCAAGCACATGTCATGAATCATTATACCAATAAAAGAGAGCCTATTCTACCACCCACTGAAAATCTAAACCAAACATCAACCATCTGCGTCGGATTCTGCCCAGTAAAACATGTGCATCCTAATGGCCTAGCAATTTTCAAGAAGCTATTTCAAATAGATCGTAAACGTATatggtaataataattatatgatAACGAGGAAGTTCACTACTTTAAACAATAGAACTCTCGCAATAAATGTAATAATCAATAGAAATGTTATAGTTTAACCCAGCAATCAATGGTTTACCGTTTACGTATCATAAACAACCTTATTTTACTTATAACTAGTATATTGAGATTAACAAAGTAACTAGCGAGAAGTTACAAAGTACATTATGTTCTATGTAAGGTTGATTTAGTAAGATGGATGAAAAACGTTATGAAGATTCCATTACCAaacaatcaaaatcatcaaaaaactATTAATTTCCATTATCATATTATCATAGGTATGTTTCGTTGTGAGCAAGCAAGCTAACTTTATATGAGGACTTAGATAGCAGCTTGAAAAGCACATGTCCAGTAGGTAAGTACTAAACAGACAACTACCTGATGGAAGCTGCAGATATTACTTCATCTCCTTTCTCTAACACAACAGTTAAAAAGCTGCTAAAACTTAATCGGTTAAAATTTGATCTGCATAGGAGGACAAAAGCGCATCAGAGAAAGAACGGCAAAATTTTCTGTGCAGAAGTGAATTGTTCAAAAGCGTCAATGAACCAATTGCATACTAAAGATGGGGTGTTCACAGCTGTGAGAAGTATGAGTTACAGAACTGAAAAACACTGCACATAGGAGATGCATAAGAATATTGGTCTCACTAACGAAAGAAAAAGTGACAAAGAAAAACGCCCACACCGTTACAGATGAGAAAGAATGGGGAAAACCCCAAATAGTCTCAGATTTCCTTCCCCAAAATATTACAGAATTTTCAAATAGCATATGAGAAGGATAACGGGAAAGAAACTCtagcaaaaaaagaaaacaaatttgAAGGAAGGAAAAAAATCCACGCATAAATAGCTTGCATGAACAAGATCTTACCCACAGCTATAGATGACATGACGTATCAAATTGATACCACTTCTGGGGTCAATGATAGGCAAAAAACATTCCTCCATAACAGAGAGAGCCACCGCCAATTTTGAATTGTTTTGAATCTTTAAGGGTTCCGAGGTAACAGGATCTGCATTAAGGTCAGACCGTTGAAGTAGAGTCCACGAAAATCCATCTCCCAAATCATACTTTACTCCTAGAAGACTCTCTAACCGCTCCGACATCTACAGAAAAAGAAGTTGGGATTATATTGGTGATAAAAACAACTATATAAAACAGAGTTTAAGCATATAAGAAGGCAGAAAATACATATTTCCAAAACATTCAGTTGAAAACTTGAAATACCACACTGATTCAAGCATTATATAAATGTCAGCCACCCAAAAACCAACTTTGCAAGACTGAAAGACCCTTTTTACTGAAGTTTTGAAAACCATATATTCAAAGTGGaataacgaaaaaggaaattgacATAAATTCTGGACACGGCATTTAACTAGTTACTTCATATCACACAGCAAAATCAGAACAGAAACCATAACAAAAGATACGGAGTACTAGTCAATACACTTCGTGGTGACCAAGAGAACAGAAAATTGAAGCCTGTACTGTAGTATATAAGCATACTCCACAAAACTGTTAAAGGTAAAAGAAACGGGAACACTTTATTTTGGACAGCACTCAGCAGCAAGTGTACAATAAAAGTATATGAATTTCAAAAAAgaagaaacaaagaaaaattgtCGGAGAACCTGTTCACAGTTCCTCCCACAAAATCCAGGCCTTTGGGATTTGACACAGTGATCATCCTCCTCATCGACACATGATTTGTGATCTACAgtgaaaaaaaacacaaatttgTCAATAACAGCTACTAGTCTGTCAGTTATGTGTTGTAAGGAAATGAAGAAAATATGGGAAACAGATCAATGGAATGTTACATTTCTCCTCGCACAAACTGCACGTGATCAATTGTGAAGATACTGCGTCACAATCAACTCCCTGGGTTGCAGTTGCAGATTCTCCACCATCACCACAGAATTTGCACGAACAAAAAACACAGTGCCATTCGCCTGAAGGCAATTCCTGCAAAAGTAAGCATAAAGATAATTATATAcaatggaaaacaacaatttccTGGTACCACGACTGTCTGGGGTGCCAAATATTTACCATATTTacctatacaattgaagtagAGATTGCACTGTAACCCATATGGAGAAAAATCCTGACTATATATCAAGTTCATGCACTAACACCCATTGTCCTAAACCAGCTACTGAAAATACTCACCACAATAAGTCCAGATTTCAGAGGTGTTTTCGTGAATGCAATTCCATATGCACATCACGCCCCACAGTACTCAGGCTCCACATCAACGAGTAAATAAGTAAAATCCCCTACTGAATCTAGCATTCCTCTATATACAACCCCCACCCCCACTATGAGAACAAATAATGTGGTTCAACAGGCAGAAATAAACCGAACTACCTACACTAGAAAACATGGATTGCAAACAATGTTTTTGTATACCTAAAATATTGTTTCCATTAATCTACGAACTTTTAAAGAAATGTGTAAACCATCTGAAGGTAAAAAATCAATATCCACTGCAATCTTCACATAACATCTGTCGGTAACCTCCAAACAACATTTAGCAAATATCTTAAATAGCAATAACTGTCTGCATTAATTGTTGTCTCAATTACTCAGTACAAAATAATTGTGAACCCCAGAGTTGAAACGCAATTGGCAATTTATCAACCAATTCTACATtaggaaaaaaaaatgattcagaCTAAATCATTTATATCAAAATTCTTCGTTATCTGCAGGAGAACGTTTAATATGTCAGCCTAACAAAACTAGTGCACTGTTTCTAGAAACCCCACAGCTATCAAGCAAAATGTTCTTACTGTTTGTCATCTAGCAGAAAACATGTCAACTGAACAGGAAATCAGTTAATAGCAACTATAACCCCTACGCATATTCAGATTTATATCCAATTTAGTTTTTGGTAACAAAAAATAAGAATTTTTATTCACCCATCAACCCAACCTCCAAAGCCCTTAAATTTTTAGGAGGGGAGATGGAACGAGATATTAAAAGAATCATATAGACAAAACATACTAGTAGAGAACACATATTCAACGGAGACagaaaaataattaagaaaacAGAAAATGTAATTCAATAGCACAAGTACCTCTATGTTTAAACAGTCCAGGTGAAATGTTGATGGACAGCCATCACAGCACATCAAGTCTCCACCATCTCCACAAACTGCACAGGTATCATCGTTTGGGTCCTCAACATTCACATTGACATCATGAAACCCCAAACGACCAGTCTCCTCTTGTTTGTTCCAGGAGTCCAGCAGACACTGTAATAGTGAAGACCCACTTTCAACGTAAAGATTTTCATAAGGCTGGCAAACTTTGCTCCCCGCATGGTTCTCGAACTCAGAAACTGAGATTATTTTCTTGCAACAACTACAAAGAATGCCATCTCTGGTAATGCTTCCCTCAAACCCTGATTCAGCTTTTTGGCACTCCTTATAATGCACTTTCCCATTAAGAGTAACGGAACCCAAATCAATCATCCAAGCAAGAACACTATGCTTTCCTGAATGAGCAATAGATCCATCAATCTCTGAATTTGAACCCTGATTAGACTTGCGCACCACCAAAGCACACCGCCTTCTACCTTGTGTCCCAGCCCGGACTGCGGGCTTCCTTTTCAAAGCAGAATGTTTATTCTTAGCTCTTCCCTTGGTGATCTCTTCATCAGAAATATCACCATCTTCCTTGTCcttctttttcttgttcttgTCTGATCTTATCTTGGATACAACTCTAAACAATCGGCCGAGTACCTCTGCGGGTAATGGGGTAAAAGTAAAATTAGATTCACCAGTTTTACCCTCTTCAGCTTCCTGCTGAAGGTGGCTGTATGCCTTAGTAACTGACCAGTGAGTTTTTCCTTCGCGGTTTACATACACTGCATCCTTATACTCTCTGCCATTCCTCGGCCTGTATTCAATTGTCCAACCTGCACTAAGAAGCATATCCACTATTTGGTTTCTTATTGCATTCTTTTCACTAGAAAGAGACCCAGGTACTTCAACCCTCTTACGCTTAGCAGGAGAATTTCTTTCAGGTAATAGAGTTTCTTCACCTTTAGAAGAATTTTCAACAGTGTCTTCATCAAGTCCAGCAAAAATGACCTTTTTACCTGACCGAATTTCCTTTCTGCTTCTTCTCACGGGAGATGTATCAAGAGCATTTCCCTGTTCTTTCTTGGGTCTTCCACGCTTACCCTTCTTTTTTGATTTCCTTACTGATTTATTGCTTAAACCCTCATCTTTAGCTTCAACCAGAGCTTCATCATCAACATTAGAAAAGGAAAGCTTCCTCTTCTTTCGAGCTTCTTGCTCTTCAGCATAATCAACTGATCGTTTTTGCCTTCCACTTATGCGCCTCTGTGTCAAACTTCCAACAGACTTGTTGCTTACAACTCCTCCTTCATTTTCAATCTTCTTAGGAACAACTTTCTCATTTTCTAGGCAATTTGCAGAATTCCTAGGTCTTCCACGTCCATCCTTTTTCATTGAACTTCTTGCTGGTACACTGGTAACAGCTTCATTTTCAAGGAGATTCGCAGACTTCTTAGGCCTTCCACGTCCATCCTTCTTTTTTGAACTTCTTATTGAATCACTGTTTCCAGCTTTATTTTCAATCTTATCAGGAACAACTGTCTCAGTTTCAAGGGAATTTGCAGACTTCCTCGGCCTTCCACGTCCATCCTTCTTTTTAGGACTTCTTGTTAAATCACTGTTTCCAGCTTCATTTTCAATCTTATCAGTAACTttctcattttcaagggaaTTTGCAGACTTCCTCGGCCTTCCACGTCCATCCTTCTTTTTAGGACTTATTGTTGAATCACTGTTTCCAGCATCATTTTCAAGGAAATTTGCAGACTTCCTCGGCCTTCCACGTCCATCCTTCTTTTTTGAACTGCTTGAATCACTGTTTCCCGCTTTATCTTCAATCTTATCAGGAACAACtttctcattttcaaggaaATTTGCATACTTCCTCGGCCTTCCACGCCCATCTTTCTTTTTTAAACTTATTGCAGATTTGTTGTTCAAACCTTCATCTTCAACTTTAGAAACAGCCTGTACTTTATTCATCTGAACTACCTCCTCTTCAGGGTGATCTCTGGGCCTTCCACGCTTCCCCTTCCTTTCTGAACTTATAATCAGTTTATTGCTATCATCTTCATCCTTACCTTCATAAACAACTCGATCATCATTCGGCTCAACAAACCTTTCTTCAGAGTGATCACTTGACCTCTTGCTCTCTCTACTATCACACATGTTTTCTGAGTCAACATCTAATCCGTCATATTCATCTTTCGTTATGACCATAGCTTCTTCTTCTAGAACATCGATTCTGCTCTTCTTTTTCCTATGCGAAGATCTGATATTCCTGCCTTCAGTTTCTTCTCCCAAACCATTAGCTGGCACAACCCTAGATCTCAACACTCTAGCAGCAACTTGAACTTTGTCCTGTTTAACCTCCTTTCTGAATCTGTCACTCCTATCAACTTCATCAAATTTGCATTTAAACCCTACAGTAACAAACACTTTCTCAGGAGATTCGATTAGTGCAGCACCCGGTTTCAGTATTTCAGTATCAGCATCTACATCCTTTTCCATATTCTCAGCTTTGCCATCACAATTAACATTGATACTTCTAGAACTCCTTTCCAAATTTCCAGAACAATCACCAATTTCCTTCTCATCTGTAATTGCCCTAGTTGAACAAACCTTCATACTCGAATCAACACCACCCACGTGACCTTCTACACCTTCCACAACCTCCGCCACCGCCGCCTGAATTCTCTCGCCACCAACATCGAGGCTACAATCGAGCTCAACAGACCCTTTTTTCTCTACTTCATCCTCAACTTCCATACCCTTAATCTTACTCTCATCTTCACCAAAACCTTCTTTCTCACACACTAACTCATTCAATTTCCCATCGGTCCTGATCACTTCAGAGCATAATATCCCCCCTTCTTCACTTAAAACATCATCTGGGTTATCCTCTAAATTCAAATCAGGAATTTTAACCCTTCTCAAATCACCATCTCTGTGGCCTAAACCAATTCTATCATCCTCCCTCTTCGAACTACTTGACCTCAACCCTTCTCTCATTTCACTCAACCAACAaaattccaaataaaaaaattatcacagaatcaaaaatcatccaaaaaaaatcaatcaaccCTTCATAGTTCGACCAACCAACCAGAATCCCCAAATCTGAACAGTTCCCAAATACCCAGATAAAACTGAAACCCACACTGAAAAACCCACAAAATTACAGTAATCAAACATCAATAAAACCAAACAAACGAACAAAAAACTGAGAAATCTAACAGCAGGAAACAGTAAATAAAAATCACTACCTGAAGGAGCAGCTGATGAATGCAGTTAAAACCCAGAAATAAAATGCACCAAAAAGTTCccaatcacaaaaaaaattcaatcttTGCAACCTTCTCTTCGATTCACAAATCAATTACATCAAATTTGGTTAGAAAATTGGGGggttttggagagagaaaaacaaagTGCAGAGAGGGAGATGAAGGGGGCATGAATGTGAAGGGGgggtttttaatatttttgattttggaaaaatgggtttaaaatcataaaggattcttttcctttttctccaattaaatttttttttatgtatatttttttggGGGATTCCGGAAATTCAGAAGTATGTTTACTGTTGAAGTATTGAAGACTTGGACAGAGAATACTAAAATGGACTGTTCTTCTCAAGTCTTACATAGGATTTGGGGAAGATATTGAGGGGTAATTTGGTAAATTTGAATTGTGTTTGCACAAAATAAATTTTGCAATTTTCCCTCCAATCTTGTTATTTGGCCAAAATTGGCTCctacttctttctctctcctaaagtCATTGCTTAatattgaaaattttgaaaatagTGTCAAATATTTTTATGGTCTTTGTTGTGGGGTCCTTTTTGGAAATCCATTTGGGTTGACATTTTTCATGCTACACAATCTTTAGGGATTGTGGTGGAGTATGTTTTTTAGATCATTTGATTGGTAATTTAACTACTTTGTTTAAATAATTAGACAATGAGAATATTTTTAAATGAAACCCTCTCGTATAATAATGATTTTTTGCAAATTTGGTTAGCAATATAATCAAAAATCCgttaatataattatttttgcgGGAAAAGTAGTGTTAACAGACTTGAAAATCTGTTAACATAATTTATAGCGCAAAAAAGTTGGTTATTATCAACAAACTTGACAATCCGTTAACATATTCAATTTAGCGGGAAAGTTGGTTAGGAACAGATTTGGTAATATGCATGTAATATCCGTTAACAAATCGTTTTAGCGGGAAATAAAAATATGAACAAAATAGGTAATCGGTTAACGTAACTATTTTTACGCGAAGAAGTTTGCAACAAATTTGGCAATCTATTACTAATTGaatttgcataaataaattgtaattaaattgctaatcaTGAAAATTACTCAATAGTCCATACTACATAGCTGTATTTGGCAATGTGTATAGGGACACATAAGTTTTATCACTATATTTCCCCCCGTTGGCGCTTGAATTTAATCTTTAGGTATTTGTGATTAACACTAATAAATTTTGTATGGTTTTCAGATGATTTAACTAGTTAGTATCCCGGACGATATCCCGAAGTGTTGCATATagtttaagttttttttattcatttcaaattcacttatAAATTTATGTATGTATGCATTTAAAGAATAATATGAAGTTCATTATATATGcagttgaaaaataatattggTTAAACAACAATTGATAGACTAAATTTTTGAGTATTTTACATTATTTGcataaaactttatttgattAGCTAAAGGAAAGCGAATCATTTTTTTCCTATTCTTTTCtctattaatttttatgtttgatctaaatatttttttagaaaaGATACTACTATGAAGGAATAATTTTTTATCATAAATTGTTATTCAAGTACATAAATTTGGGCATTAAAGTTTTATATATTCGAATAATgggttttctctttttttaataattttatagtCATAAGTTGTATGGTCATCCGTTT contains:
- the LOC110783071 gene encoding uncharacterized protein isoform X2, whose protein sequence is MREGLRSSSSKREDDRIGLGHRDGDLRRVKIPDLNLEDNPDDVLSEEGGILCSEVIRTDGKLNELVCEKEGFGEDESKIKGMEVEDEVEKKGSVELDCSLDVGGERIQAAVAEVVEGVEGHVGGVDSSMKVCSTRAITDEKEIGDCSGNLERSSRSINVNCDGKAENMEKDVDADTEILKPGAALIESPEKVFVTVGFKCKFDEVDRSDRFRKEVKQDKVQVAARVLRSRVVPANGLGEETEGRNIRSSHRKKKSRIDVLEEEAMVITKDEYDGLDVDSENMCDSRESKRSSDHSEERFVEPNDDRVVYEGKDEDDSNKLIISSERKGKRGRPRDHPEEEVVQMNKVQAVSKVEDEGLNNKSAISLKKKDGRGRPRKYANFLENEKVVPDKIEDKAGNSDSSSSKKKDGRGRPRKSANFLENDAGNSDSTISPKKKDGRGRPRKSANSLENEKVTDKIENEAGNSDLTRSPKKKDGRGRPRKSANSLETETVVPDKIENKAGNSDSIRSSKKKDGRGRPKKSANLLENEAVTSVPARSSMKKDGRGRPRNSANCLENEKVVPKKIENEGGVVSNKSVGSLTQRRISGRQKRSVDYAEEQEARKKRKLSFSNVDDEALVEAKDEGLSNKSVRKSKKKGKRGRPKKEQGNALDTSPVRRSRKEIRSGKKVIFAGLDEDTVENSSKGEETLLPERNSPAKRKRVEVPGSLSSEKNAIRNQIVDMLLSAGWTIEYRPRNGREYKDAVYVNREGKTHWSVTKAYSHLQQEAEEGKTGESNFTFTPLPAEVLGRLFRVVSKIRSDKNKKKKDKEDGDISDEEITKGRAKNKHSALKRKPAVRAGTQGRRRCALVVRKSNQGSNSEIDGSIAHSGKHSVLAWMIDLGSVTLNGKVHYKECQKAESGFEGSITRDGILCSCCKKIISVSEFENHAGSKVCQPYENLYVESGSSLLQCLLDSWNKQEETGRLGFHDVNVNVEDPNDDTCAVCGDGGDLMCCDGCPSTFHLDCLNIEELPSGEWHCVFCSCKFCGDGGESATATQGVDCDAVSSQLITCSLCEEKYHKSCVDEEDDHCVKSQRPGFCGRNCEQMSERLESLLGVKYDLGDGFSWTLLQRSDLNADPVTSEPLKIQNNSKLAVALSVMEECFLPIIDPRSGINLIRHVIYSCGSNFNRLSFSSFLTVVLEKGDEVISAASIRIRGKQLAEMPFIGTRNVYRRQGMCRRLLAAIGQALSSVEIEKLVIPAIPALINTWTSVFGFEPLEESVREEMRSMNLVVFAHTDMLQKPILKQQIGGHGTSLVDSGVSQNDHLDCGADKTDADKPEVHDFRSNRKFDLNCAAPNVPDSSSDEKHLVNPDSDTENCENEVKSKMKLSDEIVLNSSEVRTLHPDLNLTAENESLFDEKNPTMNSDEVAAKSNSDSSGLTNVKGCCIVESDGDQNGDSTAIRTSEEKTLNPELNLVGNVLEKNDSLPSDSVNVLAASASVGDPVSRLDVQKPVDHEIPVDQNVDGETGPSSFQVVEGQAAESAKCSESKSLVVYTGVSQFTSDSSCNMSSAAGESCAAGIFLGSGIAKVGPTKS
- the LOC110783071 gene encoding uncharacterized protein isoform X1; this encodes MREGLRSSSSKREDDRIGLGHRDGDLRRVKIPDLNLEDNPDDVLSEEGGILCSEVIRTDGKLNELVCEKEGFGEDESKIKGMEVEDEVEKKGSVELDCSLDVGGERIQAAVAEVVEGVEGHVGGVDSSMKVCSTRAITDEKEIGDCSGNLERSSRSINVNCDGKAENMEKDVDADTEILKPGAALIESPEKVFVTVGFKCKFDEVDRSDRFRKEVKQDKVQVAARVLRSRVVPANGLGEETEGRNIRSSHRKKKSRIDVLEEEAMVITKDEYDGLDVDSENMCDSRESKRSSDHSEERFVEPNDDRVVYEGKDEDDSNKLIISSERKGKRGRPRDHPEEEVVQMNKVQAVSKVEDEGLNNKSAISLKKKDGRGRPRKYANFLENEKVVPDKIEDKAGNSDSSSSKKKDGRGRPRKSANFLENDAGNSDSTISPKKKDGRGRPRKSANSLENEKVTDKIENEAGNSDLTRSPKKKDGRGRPRKSANSLETETVVPDKIENKAGNSDSIRSSKKKDGRGRPKKSANLLENEAVTSVPARSSMKKDGRGRPRNSANCLENEKVVPKKIENEGGVVSNKSVGSLTQRRISGRQKRSVDYAEEQEARKKRKLSFSNVDDEALVEAKDEGLSNKSVRKSKKKGKRGRPKKEQGNALDTSPVRRSRKEIRSGKKVIFAGLDEDTVENSSKGEETLLPERNSPAKRKRVEVPGSLSSEKNAIRNQIVDMLLSAGWTIEYRPRNGREYKDAVYVNREGKTHWSVTKAYSHLQQEAEEGKTGESNFTFTPLPAEVLGRLFRVVSKIRSDKNKKKKDKEDGDISDEEITKGRAKNKHSALKRKPAVRAGTQGRRRCALVVRKSNQGSNSEIDGSIAHSGKHSVLAWMIDLGSVTLNGKVHYKECQKAESGFEGSITRDGILCSCCKKIISVSEFENHAGSKVCQPYENLYVESGSSLLQCLLDSWNKQEETGRLGFHDVNVNVEDPNDDTCAVCGDGGDLMCCDGCPSTFHLDCLNIEELPSGEWHCVFCSCKFCGDGGESATATQGVDCDAVSSQLITCSLCEEKYHKSCVDEEDDHCVKSQRPGFCGRNCEQMSERLESLLGVKYDLGDGFSWTLLQRSDLNADPVTSEPLKIQNNSKLAVALSVMEECFLPIIDPRSGINLIRHVIYSCGSNFNRLSFSSFLTVVLEKGDEVISAASIRIRGKQLAEMPFIGTRNVYRRQGMCRRLLAAIGQALSSVEIEKLVIPAIPALINTWTSVFGFEPLEESVREEMRSMNLVVFAHTDMLQKPILKQQIGGHGTSLVEKDADSGVSQNDHLDCGADKTDADKPEVHDFRSNRKFDLNCAAPNVPDSSSDEKHLVNPDSDTENCENEVKSKMKLSDEIVLNSSEVRTLHPDLNLTAENESLFDEKNPTMNSDEVAAKSNSDSSGLTNVKGCCIVESDGDQNGDSTAIRTSEEKTLNPELNLVGNVLEKNDSLPSDSVNVLAASASVGDPVSRLDVQKPVDHEIPVDQNVDGETGPSSFQVVEGQAAESAKCSESKSLVVYTGVSQFTSDSSCNMSSAAGESCAAGIFLGSGIAKVGPTKS